A genomic window from Cloacibacillus evryensis DSM 19522 includes:
- a CDS encoding trigger factor family protein, with the protein MRVIDKKTDGETLAVTLLIEPEEFAEALREAYLDDSERYVVPGYAPGLAPRAAIEAVYGPEALFDEAIAAALPAAYGKFLAEEKPRTVGKPEASDITLLAGGGLRFRVRADLCPRVRLGAYKGLRITLPEGADEENFRMAALRAACKEMEGRPSEAMVEERLDATAAREQLNVSRDAVYHLLADSAWLLRETYLAAGLSRPPAQVRAEALDVMLEAASGGNADPSWEFIARRLRGLAARYRALPDDFDETLAGLFKRRAAVKEGMTPEELAADAFGAYLGSIGLDEKRWRAERRAEAEESARCDLLLEAVAEAEGITASGDELLALTAEIAARCGMETAEAAARIDAEPLRRKIARDKACRLIVASAVRA; encoded by the coding sequence ATGCGTGTAATTGATAAAAAAACGGACGGAGAAACGCTTGCCGTCACGCTGCTGATAGAGCCGGAAGAATTCGCCGAGGCGCTGCGCGAGGCCTATCTCGACGACAGTGAGCGCTATGTCGTTCCCGGCTATGCTCCCGGCCTCGCGCCCCGCGCGGCGATCGAAGCCGTGTACGGACCGGAGGCCCTGTTCGACGAAGCGATCGCCGCCGCCCTCCCGGCGGCCTACGGAAAATTTCTTGCGGAAGAAAAGCCGCGTACCGTGGGCAAGCCCGAAGCGTCGGATATAACCCTCCTCGCGGGCGGCGGCCTGCGCTTTCGGGTAAGGGCCGACCTCTGCCCGCGGGTACGCCTCGGAGCCTATAAGGGGCTGCGGATAACTCTTCCGGAGGGCGCGGACGAGGAAAATTTCAGGATGGCGGCGCTAAGGGCGGCCTGCAAAGAGATGGAGGGACGTCCCTCGGAGGCGATGGTCGAGGAGAGACTCGACGCGACGGCGGCGCGGGAACAGCTCAACGTCTCCCGTGACGCCGTCTATCACCTGCTTGCCGATTCTGCCTGGCTCCTGCGCGAGACATACCTCGCGGCGGGGCTTTCGCGCCCTCCGGCGCAGGTGCGCGCCGAGGCGCTTGACGTGATGCTTGAGGCCGCCTCGGGCGGCAACGCCGACCCCTCTTGGGAATTTATCGCGCGGCGGCTGCGCGGGCTTGCCGCGCGCTACCGTGCGCTGCCCGATGATTTTGACGAGACTCTCGCGGGGTTATTCAAACGCCGCGCCGCCGTCAAAGAGGGAATGACGCCGGAAGAGCTTGCGGCGGATGCCTTCGGCGCCTACCTTGGCTCCATCGGCCTCGACGAGAAGAGGTGGCGCGCTGAGCGCCGCGCCGAGGCGGAGGAGTCGGCGCGCTGCGACCTGCTGCTTGAGGCCGTGGCGGAGGCGGAGGGGATCACGGCCTCCGGGGACGAACTGCTGGCGCTGACCGCGGAGATCGCCGCGCGCTGCGGCATGGAGACTGCGGAGGCCGCGGCGCGTATCGACGCTGAACCGCTGCGCCGCAAGATAGCGCGCGACAAAGCCTGTCGCCTCATTGTCGCGAGCGCCGTGCGGGCGTGA
- a CDS encoding ComF family protein codes for MRRFFSYLSHIVFPQHCPVCGRLSAAYCPGCLRGAAEKPLPPFCADCGGAYGADCCYESVPCYAAALHDGDARRFILALKYRNMRPLGEAIGREMARLIPRQEAELLVPLPLHSGSRRAFNQTELMARGISSRWEIPVGEGLLKWRVSSGAQTEKRGKARRALTFDSFEGSPALAGRSVVLVDDVYTTGGTVRAAKFALQRAGAIVKAVLVWTRRVSAPERPGAWPEDGEYWL; via the coding sequence ATGCGGCGGTTTTTTTCTTATCTTTCGCACATAGTCTTTCCCCAGCATTGTCCGGTCTGCGGCCGGCTGTCGGCAGCCTACTGTCCCGGCTGTCTGCGCGGGGCGGCGGAAAAACCGCTTCCTCCTTTCTGCGCCGACTGCGGCGGGGCGTACGGCGCGGACTGCTGTTATGAGAGCGTGCCCTGTTACGCGGCGGCTCTGCACGACGGCGACGCGCGCCGGTTCATACTTGCCTTAAAGTACAGGAATATGAGGCCGCTCGGAGAGGCGATCGGGAGGGAGATGGCGCGCCTGATACCCAGGCAGGAGGCGGAGCTGCTTGTCCCCCTGCCGCTTCATTCCGGCAGCCGCCGCGCTTTCAATCAGACGGAGCTGATGGCGCGCGGGATCTCTTCGCGCTGGGAGATCCCGGTCGGCGAAGGGCTACTCAAATGGCGTGTCAGCAGCGGAGCGCAGACGGAAAAACGGGGGAAGGCGCGACGGGCGCTGACCTTTGATTCATTCGAGGGCTCGCCGGCGCTGGCGGGCAGGAGCGTCGTTCTTGTGGACGACGTTTACACCACGGGCGGCACCGTGCGGGCGGCGAAGTTTGCTCTGCAGAGGGCCGGAGCCATTGTAAAGGCGGTGCTCGTATGGACGCGGCGGGTCTCCGCGCCGGAGCGCCCGGGAGCCTGGCCGGAGGATGGGGAATATTGGTTATAG
- a CDS encoding MATE family efflux transporter, whose protein sequence is MKPGAEDLERGDLHRLLRGYCVPALAAGLVTSFYNIVDQIFIGRALGVVGNAAAGVVFPAVTVITALSLMCGVGAAAVMSLSLGRGDVEGARRGAGCGFVLMALCGGAASLAMLCLTAPLLRLFGCTETVLPYAAPYARITALAFVCAMTGAAGPFLLRADGSPKYALCCTAAGALLNVALDALFISACGWGIAGAAWATALAQSVSAAMVLAYLPRFKTMRLRAADFIPDLRLCARIAALGAGPMCNFLTQAVVQIFLNAALRKYGAASACGSEAALAAAGVANKANTLAAAVVTGLTNGMQPIVGYNFGRGNYTRVREAGLLVVKTVIAVSFCIFLCYQLIPRQIAALFGAGTEAYFDFAARFFRIFLMMTFLNGLQSSVGGFFSAQGKPLFSILISVARQIIFLPPLLLLLPARFGLDGVLWSGPIADLATAAIAIFLMARRCRLLEEMRRAGELRR, encoded by the coding sequence ATGAAGCCCGGAGCGGAGGATCTGGAGCGCGGAGACCTGCACCGGCTGCTGCGCGGTTACTGCGTCCCCGCGCTTGCCGCGGGCCTCGTCACATCTTTCTATAATATCGTTGACCAGATCTTCATCGGGCGCGCCCTCGGAGTCGTGGGGAACGCCGCCGCCGGCGTGGTCTTTCCCGCCGTCACCGTCATCACCGCGCTCTCGCTGATGTGCGGCGTCGGCGCCGCCGCCGTCATGAGCCTCTCCCTTGGGCGCGGGGATGTGGAGGGCGCGCGCCGCGGCGCCGGCTGCGGCTTCGTCCTCATGGCGCTCTGCGGCGGGGCCGCCTCGCTCGCGATGCTTTGCCTGACGGCGCCGCTGCTTCGCCTCTTCGGCTGCACGGAGACGGTACTGCCGTACGCCGCGCCCTACGCGCGGATAACGGCCCTCGCCTTCGTCTGCGCGATGACCGGCGCCGCGGGGCCTTTTCTCCTGCGCGCCGACGGCAGCCCCAAATACGCCCTCTGCTGCACGGCGGCGGGGGCGCTGCTCAACGTCGCGCTCGACGCGCTCTTCATCAGCGCCTGCGGGTGGGGGATAGCTGGCGCGGCCTGGGCCACGGCGCTGGCACAGAGCGTCAGCGCCGCCATGGTGCTTGCCTACCTGCCGCGCTTTAAGACCATGCGGCTGAGGGCGGCGGACTTTATCCCCGACCTCCGGCTCTGCGCGCGCATCGCCGCGCTTGGCGCGGGGCCGATGTGCAACTTCCTCACGCAGGCCGTCGTACAGATATTTTTAAACGCCGCGCTGAGAAAATACGGCGCGGCCTCAGCCTGCGGCAGCGAAGCCGCGCTGGCCGCGGCCGGCGTCGCCAACAAGGCCAACACGCTGGCCGCCGCCGTCGTTACGGGCCTCACGAACGGCATGCAGCCAATCGTCGGCTACAACTTCGGGCGCGGAAATTACACGCGCGTGAGGGAGGCCGGCCTCCTCGTCGTTAAAACGGTGATCGCCGTATCCTTCTGTATCTTCCTCTGCTATCAGTTGATCCCGCGGCAGATCGCCGCGCTCTTCGGCGCGGGGACGGAGGCCTACTTCGACTTCGCCGCCCGTTTTTTTCGCATCTTCCTGATGATGACCTTCCTCAACGGCCTGCAAAGCTCCGTCGGCGGCTTCTTCTCCGCGCAGGGGAAGCCTCTTTTCAGCATCCTCATCTCCGTCGCGCGCCAGATCATATTCCTGCCGCCCCTTTTGCTGCTCCTGCCGGCGCGCTTCGGCCTTGACGGCGTCCTCTGGTCCGGCCCCATAGCCGACCTTGCGACTGCCGCGATCGCCATCTTTCTTATGGCGCGCCGCTGCCGTCTGCTGGAGGAAATGCGGCGAGCGGGAGAATTGCGCCGGTAA
- a CDS encoding DUF4392 domain-containing protein: protein MTAEKSLPEAYARKLISIVSRDRGGRGVSKLSRPDDWQAAAAAFAPLRKVAVVSGFYIPGAGAPETDGPGGAVMLARAFLREGRGSEVWTDELCLDVMKGAAAAAGYPERLVKVAPERLDDDPPEGVIFTERLGRAEDGGYYNFRKADITKWTPPLDELAIAAGERGIPTLGIGDGGNEVGMGNFYEELKKLLPAYASCLCTVRTDYALAVDVSNWGAYAMTAALSFMWGSWRGPEAGEELAMLEAMKELGAVDGISRLPDITVDGFDIILQDRIISSLNELWRLYSFDRGPSSS, encoded by the coding sequence GTGACCGCTGAAAAGAGCCTACCGGAGGCCTATGCCAGAAAGTTGATCTCGATCGTTTCGCGAGATAGGGGCGGACGGGGCGTTTCCAAGCTCAGCCGTCCCGACGATTGGCAGGCGGCGGCCGCGGCGTTTGCTCCGTTGAGGAAGGTCGCCGTCGTCTCCGGGTTTTATATTCCCGGGGCCGGAGCCCCAGAGACGGACGGCCCCGGCGGCGCGGTGATGCTGGCGCGCGCTTTTTTGCGCGAGGGGCGCGGATCGGAGGTATGGACCGACGAGCTGTGTCTCGATGTGATGAAGGGGGCCGCCGCCGCCGCCGGATATCCCGAACGGCTGGTGAAGGTCGCGCCGGAGCGGCTCGACGACGATCCGCCCGAAGGCGTTATCTTTACGGAACGTCTAGGCCGCGCGGAGGACGGGGGCTATTACAACTTCCGCAAGGCGGATATCACAAAGTGGACGCCGCCCCTGGACGAGCTGGCCATCGCCGCCGGAGAACGCGGGATACCGACGCTCGGCATCGGCGACGGAGGCAATGAGGTCGGTATGGGAAACTTTTATGAGGAGCTGAAAAAACTGCTCCCCGCCTATGCCTCCTGCCTTTGTACGGTGCGGACGGACTACGCGCTCGCCGTGGACGTCAGTAACTGGGGGGCCTACGCGATGACCGCGGCGCTTTCCTTTATGTGGGGAAGCTGGCGCGGGCCGGAGGCCGGAGAGGAGCTGGCGATGCTTGAGGCCATGAAGGAGCTGGGCGCGGTCGACGGCATCAGCCGTCTGCCCGATATCACCGTCGACGGTTTTGATATAATATTGCAGGATAGGATAATATCCTCGCTCAATGAGCTCTGGCGCCTTTACAGTTTTGACCGGGGCCCGAGCTCTTCGTAG
- a CDS encoding CTP synthase, with product MTKYIFVTGGVVSSLGKGITAASLGVLLKRRGYRVSIIKMDPYINVDAGAMSPFQHGEVFVTCDGAETDLDLGHYERFIDEAIMGENSCTTGKVYSSVIQRERAGGYNGATVQVIPHITNEIQDRIEHVGATKDVVIAEIGGTVGDIEGLPYLEAIRQFAGRVGRENILYCHVTLVPYIAASGELKTKPTQHSVNELRRIGIQPDVIVCRSQYPVGPDLREKIGLFCSVPAGAVFEAIDSDSIYRIPIVLHSQKFDNLVLKKLGMPTHKAPDMKDWKEFLHRYDTRKGELVVALVGKYTETKDAYLSVNEAVSHAGIVNGVKVRMFPVESGDLENGNVEEILGGADAILVPGGFGQRGVEGMIAAAKYAREKGIPYFGLCLGMQVAVIEFARNVLGLKRANSLEMDEKTPDPVIYLMEEQKNVKDIGGTSRLGAYPCNISAGSKAERIYGANKIEERHRHRFEFNNKYIKEFEAAGMKVAGICPAGGQVEIMENVNHPWMIGVQFHPEFLSRPVKPHPLFKDFIAAALERQKKLKKEAK from the coding sequence ATGACTAAGTACATTTTTGTCACCGGAGGGGTAGTTTCTTCACTTGGAAAGGGAATCACCGCCGCGTCGCTCGGCGTATTGCTGAAACGCCGCGGCTACAGGGTGAGCATCATAAAGATGGACCCATATATCAACGTTGACGCGGGAGCCATGAGCCCATTCCAGCATGGAGAGGTATTTGTCACCTGCGACGGGGCGGAGACGGATCTGGACCTGGGGCACTACGAGCGCTTCATCGACGAGGCGATCATGGGCGAGAACAGCTGCACTACCGGCAAAGTCTATTCCTCCGTCATCCAGCGCGAACGGGCTGGCGGCTACAACGGCGCTACCGTGCAGGTCATTCCGCACATCACGAACGAGATCCAGGACAGGATAGAACATGTCGGCGCCACTAAAGACGTCGTCATCGCCGAGATAGGCGGCACGGTCGGAGACATAGAGGGGCTTCCCTATCTGGAGGCGATACGCCAGTTTGCTGGGCGCGTCGGCCGTGAAAATATCCTCTACTGTCACGTAACGCTCGTTCCCTATATCGCCGCCTCCGGCGAACTGAAGACCAAACCTACGCAGCACAGCGTCAACGAGCTGCGCCGCATCGGCATACAGCCCGACGTCATCGTCTGCCGTTCGCAGTATCCGGTGGGACCGGATCTCAGAGAGAAGATCGGTCTTTTTTGCAGCGTCCCCGCCGGCGCGGTATTCGAGGCGATTGATTCGGACTCGATCTACCGGATCCCGATAGTGCTCCACTCACAGAAGTTTGACAATCTCGTACTCAAAAAACTCGGAATGCCGACGCATAAGGCTCCGGATATGAAAGATTGGAAGGAATTCCTGCATCGCTACGACACCCGTAAGGGCGAGCTCGTCGTCGCGCTGGTAGGGAAGTACACGGAGACTAAAGACGCCTATCTCAGCGTCAACGAAGCGGTCTCGCACGCTGGTATCGTCAACGGCGTAAAGGTCAGGATGTTCCCCGTCGAATCAGGAGATCTCGAGAACGGCAATGTCGAGGAGATTTTGGGCGGCGCCGATGCGATACTCGTCCCCGGCGGCTTTGGCCAGCGCGGGGTCGAGGGCATGATCGCCGCGGCTAAATACGCCCGCGAAAAGGGTATTCCCTATTTCGGGCTCTGCCTCGGCATGCAGGTCGCCGTGATCGAATTCGCGCGCAACGTGCTTGGACTCAAGAGGGCGAACAGCCTGGAGATGGACGAGAAGACGCCCGATCCCGTCATCTACCTGATGGAAGAGCAGAAAAACGTCAAGGACATCGGCGGCACTTCCAGGCTCGGAGCGTATCCCTGCAATATCAGCGCCGGCTCAAAAGCCGAAAGGATATACGGCGCCAATAAGATCGAGGAGCGCCACCGTCACCGCTTTGAGTTCAACAACAAGTACATCAAAGAGTTTGAGGCCGCCGGAATGAAGGTCGCCGGGATCTGCCCGGCCGGCGGACAGGTGGAGATAATGGAGAACGTCAACCATCCCTGGATGATCGGGGTACAGTTCCACCCGGAGTTCCTTTCGCGTCCCGTCAAGCCGCATCCGCTCTTTAAAGATTTCATCGCGGCGGCGCTTGAGAGGCAGAAAAAACTTAAAAAGGAGGCAAAATAA
- a CDS encoding LysM peptidoglycan-binding domain-containing M23 family metallopeptidase — protein MKAGDGMHKTNQRKTVCLIIFLMAAVGGAVVFAAKAAEHTGMYWIGLDSEFVTERPEDNRGFFTVDVSDFLNSAGTAPADAAAAEGTEVVPLAIGPLPSIPTLTEEELKLYGILSKNDGRISSSDQSVLDEDIHWTEVVLEPGDTVESIAGEFGVSEEDIRQANGLRKNEKANPSEVLYVPDSHNDVVATLLFVRKLQKEELLLAKKGKLLEISEYVVKEGDTLWGISDKFNLDVDTLVGSNQKILGGNINHLKLGMKLRIPNQDGVFVKVAKKDTLAKLADKYGSTKESVLLANAMKSDSLVAGSEIFLPGGKLVAVTEVRIATNKNGRVRTATVKISSGAVRGFRWPVLGQISSPFGWRKSPFGRRRVFHSGLDIRAPRGTVIKAASSGVVVHSGWMGGYGKTIAISHSKGLTTLYGHCSKLIAAKGTKVSQGQTIALVGSTGRSTGNHLHFEVRVNGSPQNPLRHLR, from the coding sequence ATGAAGGCCGGAGATGGTATGCATAAAACAAATCAACGGAAGACCGTTTGCCTCATCATCTTTTTGATGGCCGCGGTAGGAGGCGCCGTCGTCTTCGCCGCTAAGGCGGCAGAGCATACAGGCATGTACTGGATCGGACTTGACAGTGAATTTGTAACGGAACGCCCCGAAGACAACCGGGGCTTCTTTACTGTGGACGTCTCTGATTTTCTGAACAGCGCGGGGACCGCGCCGGCGGACGCCGCCGCGGCGGAGGGTACCGAGGTAGTGCCGCTGGCGATCGGGCCGCTGCCCAGCATCCCCACACTTACCGAAGAGGAGCTTAAACTTTATGGGATACTCTCGAAGAACGACGGACGCATATCCAGCTCCGATCAGAGCGTTCTGGACGAGGACATACACTGGACGGAGGTCGTGCTTGAGCCCGGGGATACCGTTGAGTCGATAGCCGGAGAATTCGGCGTCAGCGAAGAGGATATCCGCCAGGCCAACGGCCTCCGGAAAAATGAGAAGGCCAATCCCTCCGAAGTGCTCTATGTGCCGGACAGCCACAACGACGTCGTCGCCACGCTCCTTTTTGTCAGAAAGCTTCAAAAAGAAGAGCTGCTCCTCGCGAAGAAGGGCAAACTGCTGGAGATCTCGGAGTATGTGGTGAAAGAGGGCGACACTCTCTGGGGGATATCCGATAAATTCAACCTTGACGTCGACACTCTGGTGGGGTCCAACCAAAAGATCCTCGGCGGCAACATAAATCACCTTAAGCTGGGGATGAAGCTGCGCATACCGAACCAGGACGGCGTATTCGTAAAGGTGGCGAAGAAAGACACTCTCGCCAAGCTTGCCGATAAGTATGGCTCGACGAAGGAATCGGTCCTGCTCGCCAACGCGATGAAGAGCGATTCTTTGGTTGCCGGCAGCGAGATATTCCTGCCCGGCGGCAAGCTGGTGGCAGTTACCGAGGTACGCATAGCGACCAATAAAAACGGACGCGTCCGCACCGCGACGGTAAAAATATCAAGCGGCGCGGTCAGGGGCTTCCGCTGGCCGGTCCTCGGCCAGATATCAAGCCCGTTCGGATGGCGCAAGAGCCCCTTCGGAAGGCGCAGGGTCTTTCATTCGGGCCTTGACATACGCGCTCCGCGCGGTACGGTTATCAAAGCCGCCTCTTCCGGCGTGGTCGTCCACTCCGGCTGGATGGGCGGCTACGGCAAGACGATCGCCATCTCACATTCAAAGGGGCTGACGACGCTCTACGGCCATTGCAGCAAGCTTATAGCGGCAAAAGGCACTAAAGTATCTCAGGGACAGACGATCGCCCTCGTGGGCAGCACGGGACGTTCAACGGGAAACCACCTGCATTTTGAGGTGCGCGTAAACGGCTCGCCTCAGAATCCGTTAAGGCATCTCAGATAA
- the metK gene encoding methionine adenosyltransferase: MSKERFLISSESVTEGHPDKLADQISDAVLDAILEADPMGRVACETLVSTGLIVVAGEISTTCYVDIPKIARKTVKDVGYTRAKYGFDGDTCSVLTTIDEQSPDIALGVDKAKEAKELSDDEIDAIGAGDQGLMVGYACNETEELMPLPISLAQKLTRRLSEVRKNKTLPYLRPDGKSQVSVEYADGKPLRVDTVVISTQHHPAIDQKQIEADIIEHVIKPVIPAALITAKPRILVNPTGRFVMGGPQADTGLTGRKIIVDTYGGAVPHGGGAFSGKDPTKVDRSGAYMARYAAKNVVAAGLADACQVQVAYAIGVAKPVSIMVETFGTGRIKDGEITKLLRENFDFRPAAIIRDLDLRKPQYRRLAAYGHMGRVDLNPMPAWERTDKAETLKRAAERFA, translated from the coding sequence ATGAGCAAAGAAAGGTTTCTTATTTCGTCGGAATCGGTGACGGAGGGACACCCGGACAAACTCGCGGATCAAATATCCGACGCGGTGCTTGACGCTATTCTCGAAGCCGACCCGATGGGACGCGTGGCCTGCGAAACGCTGGTCTCCACGGGGCTGATAGTGGTCGCGGGAGAGATAAGCACGACCTGCTACGTAGATATTCCGAAGATCGCGCGCAAGACGGTCAAGGATGTGGGCTATACGCGCGCGAAGTACGGCTTCGACGGCGATACCTGCTCCGTGCTGACGACGATAGACGAACAGTCTCCCGATATCGCGCTCGGCGTGGATAAAGCGAAGGAGGCCAAGGAGCTCTCCGACGACGAGATAGACGCCATCGGCGCGGGCGACCAGGGATTGATGGTCGGTTACGCCTGCAATGAGACGGAGGAGCTTATGCCTCTGCCGATCTCGCTCGCGCAGAAGCTGACGCGCCGCCTGTCGGAGGTCCGCAAGAATAAGACGCTGCCCTACCTGCGTCCGGACGGCAAAAGCCAGGTGTCGGTCGAGTACGCGGACGGTAAGCCGCTGCGCGTAGATACGGTGGTCATCAGCACGCAGCACCATCCCGCGATCGACCAGAAGCAGATAGAGGCCGATATTATCGAGCACGTCATCAAGCCGGTCATTCCCGCGGCTCTCATCACAGCGAAGCCGCGCATTCTCGTGAATCCGACGGGGCGTTTCGTGATGGGCGGCCCTCAGGCCGATACCGGACTCACGGGACGCAAGATAATCGTCGACACTTACGGCGGCGCGGTGCCGCACGGCGGCGGAGCTTTTTCCGGCAAGGACCCGACGAAGGTCGACCGCTCGGGGGCCTATATGGCGCGCTACGCGGCGAAGAACGTCGTCGCGGCCGGGCTCGCCGACGCCTGCCAGGTGCAGGTAGCCTACGCGATCGGCGTCGCCAAGCCGGTATCGATCATGGTCGAGACCTTCGGCACCGGCAGGATAAAGGACGGGGAGATCACGAAGCTGCTGCGCGAGAATTTTGATTTCCGCCCCGCGGCGATAATCCGCGACCTCGACCTGCGCAAGCCGCAGTACAGACGCCTTGCCGCCTATGGGCACATGGGGCGCGTCGATCTTAACCCGATGCCGGCCTGGGAGCGCACCGATAAGGCCGAGACTTTGAAACGGGCTGCGGAGCGTTTCGCGTAA
- the rho gene encoding transcription termination factor Rho, with translation MAKEIEAAAETQDGAEAEAENAPEDNRNLPVVDSQKNDRGQIRHQHPKLGFNQLAGQTLAELRKIAKEIGVSSITTRRKDDLINDILKTQAEALGYRFNGGTLECMSEGYGFLRPSGLLPSSNDIYVSASQIRRFGLRNGDVVWGIIRPPKDQEHYEALLRVENVNFTDPEAARRRPHFEALTPIFPTEKLELETDRKQIATRIVDIFAPIGKGQRALIVSPPKAGKTTLLKNLAHSITTNHPEVILMVLLIDERPEEVTDMARSVDGEIIASTFDRPAEEHLRVAGLALEKAKRLVEVSKDVVLLLDSITRLARASNLIVPPSGRTLSGGMDPAALYFPKKFFGAARNIENGGSLTIIGTSLVETGSRMDDVIYEEFKGTGNMEVHLSRKISEQRIFPALDITRSGTRKEELMVPEADLQRIWGLRRKIANMDEAEVLNLILDKLRNTPTNRDFLATIKAG, from the coding sequence ATAGCAAAAGAGATAGAGGCCGCCGCGGAGACGCAGGACGGCGCGGAGGCGGAAGCAGAAAACGCCCCGGAGGACAACAGAAACCTTCCCGTAGTCGATTCTCAGAAAAATGACAGAGGACAGATACGACATCAGCATCCGAAGCTCGGCTTTAATCAGCTGGCCGGCCAGACGCTCGCCGAACTGCGCAAGATAGCGAAGGAGATCGGCGTGAGCTCGATAACGACACGCCGCAAGGATGACCTGATAAACGATATATTGAAGACGCAGGCGGAGGCGCTCGGTTATCGTTTCAACGGCGGCACGCTCGAGTGTATGAGCGAGGGATACGGTTTCCTGCGTCCGTCGGGACTCCTCCCGAGCAGCAACGATATATATGTCTCCGCTTCACAGATAAGGCGTTTCGGCCTGCGCAACGGCGACGTCGTGTGGGGCATCATCCGTCCTCCGAAGGATCAGGAGCATTACGAAGCCCTGCTCCGCGTGGAGAACGTCAACTTCACCGACCCCGAGGCGGCGCGACGCCGTCCGCATTTTGAGGCGCTGACGCCGATATTCCCGACAGAAAAACTTGAACTTGAGACTGACCGCAAGCAGATAGCGACGCGCATCGTCGACATATTCGCGCCGATCGGCAAGGGGCAGCGCGCTCTGATCGTATCTCCGCCGAAGGCCGGAAAGACGACGCTCCTCAAGAACCTCGCGCACTCCATAACCACAAACCACCCGGAGGTCATCCTCATGGTGCTGCTCATAGACGAGCGCCCAGAAGAGGTGACCGATATGGCGCGCTCCGTCGACGGGGAGATCATCGCCTCCACCTTCGACAGACCGGCGGAGGAGCACCTTCGTGTCGCGGGGCTTGCCCTCGAAAAGGCAAAACGGCTGGTCGAGGTTTCCAAGGACGTCGTGCTGCTGCTCGATTCGATAACAAGGCTTGCGCGCGCCTCGAACCTCATCGTTCCCCCCTCCGGACGCACGCTCTCCGGCGGTATGGACCCCGCCGCGCTTTACTTCCCGAAGAAATTCTTCGGCGCCGCGCGAAATATTGAAAACGGCGGCAGCCTGACGATAATCGGCACTTCGCTCGTGGAGACGGGGAGCCGCATGGACGACGTGATATATGAGGAATTTAAGGGGACGGGCAACATGGAGGTCCATCTTTCGAGAAAGATATCCGAACAGCGTATCTTCCCGGCTCTCGACATCACGCGTTCAGGGACGCGCAAAGAGGAACTGATGGTGCCGGAGGCCGATCTGCAGCGCATCTGGGGCCTTCGCAGGAAGATCGCCAACATGGACGAGGCCGAAGTCTTAAATCTCATCCTCGACAAGCTGAGAAATACGCCCACGAATCGCGATTTTCTTGCTACAATAAAGGCTGGTTAA
- the pfkA gene encoding 6-phosphofructokinase, translating into MLRRIGVLTSGGDAPGMNASIRAVTRTALYHGLQVVGIRRGYEGLLEGDFVPLTRSSVGGILLHGGTMLRTARCPAFMRPEGINAGVSKLRESDIDALVVIGGDGSFRGAKELHDRGIHVVGVPGTIDNDMAGTDCTIGFDTACNTALECISKLRDTASSHDRMFIVEVMGRHAGFLALETGVACGAEFVLIPELPVDLEAIANKIHYAKQRGKTHSLIVLAEGVMSASELAEKLKGHCDYDPRIVVLGHLQRGGAPSCFDTVLASRLGAAAVEALLDGKRGMMVGRTKGEIVTVPLETAWTQRHPLDADMLRLVETLSI; encoded by the coding sequence ATGCTTCGCAGAATCGGGGTTTTGACGAGCGGCGGCGACGCGCCGGGGATGAACGCTTCCATACGCGCCGTCACGCGCACGGCTTTATATCATGGTTTGCAGGTGGTCGGCATACGCCGCGGATACGAGGGGCTGCTGGAGGGAGACTTTGTCCCTCTGACGCGCAGTTCCGTCGGCGGGATACTGCTCCACGGCGGGACGATGCTCCGTACCGCGCGCTGTCCCGCCTTTATGAGGCCGGAGGGGATAAACGCCGGCGTATCGAAATTGAGGGAAAGCGATATCGACGCGCTGGTGGTGATCGGCGGCGACGGTTCTTTCCGCGGGGCGAAGGAGCTTCACGACCGCGGCATTCACGTAGTCGGCGTTCCCGGCACGATCGACAACGACATGGCGGGCACGGACTGCACGATCGGCTTTGATACGGCCTGCAATACCGCGCTTGAGTGCATCAGCAAGCTGCGCGATACGGCCTCGAGCCACGACCGGATGTTCATCGTCGAGGTGATGGGCCGCCACGCCGGTTTTCTCGCGCTTGAAACGGGCGTCGCCTGCGGCGCGGAGTTTGTGCTGATACCGGAACTTCCGGTCGACCTGGAGGCGATAGCGAACAAGATCCACTACGCGAAGCAGCGCGGCAAGACGCATTCGCTGATCGTCCTCGCCGAAGGGGTGATGTCCGCTTCAGAACTCGCCGAAAAATTGAAGGGGCATTGCGATTATGACCCGAGGATCGTAGTCCTCGGCCACTTGCAGCGCGGCGGCGCGCCCTCCTGCTTCGACACCGTCCTCGCCTCGCGCCTGGGGGCGGCGGCTGTGGAGGCGCTGCTTGACGGCAAACGCGGCATGATGGTGGGGAGGACGAAGGGCGAGATCGTGACCGTGCCGCTGGAAACGGCGTGGACGCAGCGCCATCCGCTTGACGCGGATATGCTGCGGCTGGTGGAGACGCTGAGCATTTAG